A stretch of DNA from Noviherbaspirillum sedimenti:
ATCTTCTGCCACCGTGATTTCTCCGTAATCGGAAATATCAATACGGAGTGATTTTCCGCGCCAAATTGCCGCGCGGCTTAGCCAAACCGGCACGACCGCCAAAACGAGCGCCAGCGCCGCGCGCACGGCAGGCGGCGCATCGATTGCGGCACCGAATACAAGCAGAACGGCGACGCCGGCCAAGCCTAGGCAAAAGCCGCCCATCAGGACAGCAAGCTGTCGGGACGGCAGGACCACGGTGGATACCGCGATGGACATGGGGGCGAATAAGGAAATCCCGCACGCCCCGAATGGGCAGTGCGGAAAGGGGGAATCAGGCTTTGCTGAAAATCAGCGTACCGTTGGTGCCGCCGAAGCCGAACGAATTCTTGACGGCGATTTCGATCGGCATGGAACGCGCCGCGTTGGCACAGTAATCCAGGTCGCAGGCAGGGTCCTGGTTAAAGATATTCATGGTCGGCGGCGACAGCTGGTTATGCAGCGCCAGCACGGTAAACACCGACTCCAGGCCGCCGGCGCCGCCCAGCAGGTGGCCGGTCATCGACTTGGTGGAATTGACCACGATATTTTTGGCATGATCGCCCAGGGCCCGCTTGATGGCCACCGTTTCGGCCAGATCGCCGAGCGGAGTCGAGGTACCGTGCGCATTGACGTAGCTCACCTGGTCGGCATTGATGCCCGCGTTGCGCATGGCCGCAACCATGCAGCGTCGCGCACCGTCGCCATCTTCGCGCGGTGCGGTCATGTGATAGGCATCGGCGCTCATGCCAAAACCCAGCAATTCCGCATAAATCTTGGCGCCGCGTGCCTTGGCGTGTTCGTATTCTTCCAGCACCATCACGCCGGCGCCCTCGCCCAGAACGAAGCCGTCGCGGTCCTTGTCCCATGGGCGGGATGCGGTAGTGGGGTCGTCATTACGCGAAGACAAGGCGCGTGCTGCAGCAAAGCCACCCAGCCCCAATGGCGAAATGGTGGATTCGGCGCCGCCGGCAATCATGACATCGGCATCGCCATACTCGATCAGGCGCCCTGCTTCACCGATGCAATGCAGGCCGGTGGTGCAGGCAGTCACGATCGCCAGATTCGGTCCCTGCAAACCATACTTGATGGACAGGTGACCGGAGATCATGTTGATGATCGAAGCCGGTACAAAGAAAGGAGAAATGCGGCGCGGACCGCGCTTTTCCAGCTCGGCATGGGTTTCCTCGATCAGCGGCAAGCCGCCAATACCGGAGCCGACGATGACACCAATGCGCTCGGCATTGGCTTCGGTCACCTCCAGGCCGCTATCCTGGAACGCCTGAATGCCTGCCGCCATACCGTAATGGATAAAGGTATCCATCGTGCGGGCTTCCTTGCTCGACAAATATTCGTCGACCTTGAAGCCCTTCACTTCCCCCGCAAACGTGGTGGAATAAGGCGTGGCGTCAAACCGGGTGATGGTGGCGATGCC
This window harbors:
- a CDS encoding protein YgfX, which codes for MSIAVSTVVLPSRQLAVLMGGFCLGLAGVAVLLVFGAAIDAPPAVRAALALVLAVVPVWLSRAAIWRGKSLRIDISDYGEITVAEDEACTIEGMQAGREQDAGGAVVRLLPDSTIWPYLLLLRLQADDRRVRNVLILRDCMSAEKYRALSVACHWIAAHNGQAKH
- the fabF gene encoding beta-ketoacyl-ACP synthase II gives rise to the protein MSSSRQRRRVVVTGLGCISPVGNTVTDAWNALIEGKSGIATITRFDATPYSTTFAGEVKGFKVDEYLSSKEARTMDTFIHYGMAAGIQAFQDSGLEVTEANAERIGVIVGSGIGGLPLIEETHAELEKRGPRRISPFFVPASIINMISGHLSIKYGLQGPNLAIVTACTTGLHCIGEAGRLIEYGDADVMIAGGAESTISPLGLGGFAAARALSSRNDDPTTASRPWDKDRDGFVLGEGAGVMVLEEYEHAKARGAKIYAELLGFGMSADAYHMTAPREDGDGARRCMVAAMRNAGINADQVSYVNAHGTSTPLGDLAETVAIKRALGDHAKNIVVNSTKSMTGHLLGGAGGLESVFTVLALHNQLSPPTMNIFNQDPACDLDYCANAARSMPIEIAVKNSFGFGGTNGTLIFSKA